From uncultured Desulfobacter sp.:
TCAGATGTTCAGCCGTTAACAGTGCCTTTTTATATTGCCTGTTCCGTATCATGGAACTCATGGGAAATTTGAATTGATTCAGGATTCTCTGTATAAATATCGAACTGTCAATTTCCGGATGGTTTCCTCTTAGCGTATTGTTCCAATCCACCATCCTTTTTGACCATTGAATCAAATCTCCTGAGGTTACGCCTTGATTATGCCGCCTGTAAACCGAAGAAATATTTTCTAAATATTTTATTTTACCTAACGTTGACAAATGGCACCAGAGAATCGTATCCCCGCTGATATTTCCTCCCGGCATTATTTGTTCGCCTAAATTTCTGAATAAAACAGAGGCTGTTGCAAATGACCTTTCTCCTAATAATTCTAAAATATTAATATCCCTTTCCGGCAATTCGCTGAATTTTTTTTTTTTTCCAATTCTTAAATTATCGTCAATTGCATTTTCGGTCACCATTACATACTTGGTATTTTTCTCAAGAAAGTCCACTTGCCTTTGCAGCTTATCCGGATCAGTCCAATAGTCGTCGCCTTCACAGACAGCTATGTATTTACCTCTGGCAGCTGAAAAAACAATAGGGAAGATTTTTCTTCCCTGGGAATACTGATTTTCCTTCTGGAAAATTGGTTTTATCAATCCCGGGTGTTTTGCAACATATTCGTGGATAATGTCAACAGTACTATCAGTTGAACAATCATCATGGATAATAATTTCTGTTGGAAAAGAAGTTTTTTGAGAAAGAAATCCGTCTATTGCATCGCGAATGAAATTTTCATGATTATATGTTATACAGCACACGCTGACAATTGGTTCATCATTTTCCATGTTAGTAAGCTCTCGCATAAAGATTTTGTCTGTGGTCATTTAAAACATATGATATAAATGTGATCCTCAACCGTCTCAACATCTACACTTACGGGACGGTTGTCACAGGAAACAATAAAATCCTTGGTCTTTGAAAAAATACCGAAGCGATGATCCTTTAAATTCGATCCCTGGAGTGATGTAAAGCGAATACCGTCAGGTTGAAAATTTATCTTGTTTTCCTTGATTTGGGCATGATCTCGTAACACCAAATAATCAAGCAATCGACTGGTTGACGATATATTGACCTTTCCCTTTTCATAAACTTCTTTTAAATATTTGAGATTTTCCTTCGTTTTTTCAGGAACCTTAAACTCGTTTGGACCTGTATCTTTTGATAGAGATTTTCCTAAATGTGTATAAATGACCGCGGTTCCTTGTGATTTCACCAGAGACGTTAACATGTTTGGACAAATAACCTTGCCTAACCCTCTGATATCGGCCAATTCCCAGGATCCGTAACGAATAAACGTATAAAATGAAATTCCGTCAGGAAAGGTTATCTTCGCGTATTGTCGATTATTTTTCGAACGATATGAAAAAAGCTTCGGGTTTAAGTATTCGGAACAAGGCGATAGACATTGATCTGCAAAGGTGAATAGTCTTCGTTTCCAATTTTTCTGCCATTTTCTGGATTCCTTATACCATAAGCGCCGGCACAGGTTCCTGTCCTGTCCGATTATGTTCCATTCCAAAGTTCCGTTCCATATGTAACAGATCCCTAGTTTACGTACTAAATCGGTTGAATATTCCAAGTTATCAAACGAATGACCTGTGGCTGTTACGACCTTTGGTTGCATTTTCCCAAGGGAATTATGTAGAATATTACCTGACATGCTGGCATGATCTGTCCAAACCAAAGGACGAATACCTGTCTTTAACAATATGTCAATAGCCTCAATTGCTTCATCCCTGCTAAAACGCTTGGTACGCGAGTAGAAATAGTTGCCCCACCCATGTAATGTATCTACAGGATGGGCTGAAATTAAGTATGGGTTATCTATAAGGTTCACCTCACCTGGTGTTAACTCACTAAAACTGCGTAAAAAAAAAGAATCTGAAAAAGGCAGTCCCAGGTTCTCCCAGATTACCTCATGAAGTTCTTTCCAGTTTTCAACAGTTGTGTCATCCGGATCGTTGGACAATGTCAACCAACACTGGTAAGGCGGAGGGTACGCTAATAATGATAGGGGACCCTTTTTAGAGCCGATGATTCTATATTGTTCTGCCATTGTTTTTTTTCTGCCATCAATGCAATCGTATTATTTTATCGCACTCCGCGAGGACTGTTATCCGTCAGCTATTAGCTGTTAGGAAATGGAAATTCCTATACTATTAAATTAAATCCGTGTCACCATGCGTGGCAGTCCAAGAATGGGGCAAAAGAAAATCTTGGCAATTATCTTCACTCTGAAGAGCTCTTAGGCATAGCACTCTGTAAAATGCTTTAGATCTCTCAAAATGTGAGAACGCTTCATCGAAAAATCCCTGATCGCTACCCAAAAATGATATACCTTTAGCCTCTCGCCTGGCGTGAAAAATACATATTTCATAGATCAATAATTGTGCCGCAAAACAGTTTCTGTGTTTTGCCATCAGTTCGCAAACAGTCATTGAAGATGGATCGTACACTGCCAGCGCAATGATTTTTTTCTTTTGCGTTAAATATGCATAGATGAAATCGTTCCGTGGACTACTATCGTATCGCCATTGAAAATATGCGCTGTCTTTCCAGATCGAGCAAACATCATAGGAACGTATACACTGCCAAAAGGCCTCATACTCATTTGGGACAGTTCTGGAAAAATGCAACTCAACACTACCAAGCTGTTTTTTCAGATTTCTAATTTTGTATTTAAGAATCTGGATCAAATAGAATTTAACACCGAGATTTGCAAACCTTCCTAACAACAGACTACCGGCAATCTTCTCACGATAAGAGCCTAACCTGTGAAAATACCTCGTTTGATATTCAATTCTTTCCCATTTTAATTTCCGCATAAACCCCGGATAAGAATTATGATTGGGAAATCCAAACACTATTTTAACTCCATCTTTCTGGAGTTCCTGATAGCAATATTCAGCTGTTTTTACAAACAAACCGTATTTTCTAAATTCAGGATGAACCATCGTATCCACAGATTGGCACCCAATGACTTTATTACCCCTGTGATTTATGGGTGTGGGAATGACTGTATATTGGCCAATCAATTCATGGCTTTCTTTTGAAAATGCAAGACCTGCGTATATCCTACCGTATGGATTGTTTTTGAACATCCATTTCCATGTGTCGACATCACGCCTCTGCCCAAAAACTGTTTTAAACAACGTCAGTATCTGTTTTTCATCTCCGTCCTGAAACCCTCTAATGTAATAAACATCCTCATTCATAAAAATCACCTCTTAAAACCAGTTTGTTTAATTAGAAGCCATCTCAAAAAAAATGGTTTAAAATTACGACGTAATCAAAGCTAAACCATGCCAAGGGAATTCGCGGCACGGTATTCTATTTGACAACCAGTCCCCTAAAATTTTGGAGCCAAGCAAAATATCTCTCAACCTTTCAGCGCCTCCTGAACTCTTTGCACGAGTTGATCTCCAACAAAGAAAGTCAATTATAAAACCGGCATCGGACCGTTTGTTGAACCTGTTTCCCACATTTTTTTTAATCGCTTGCGTTCATAAAGACCATGGTTTCTTGAATGGTGTTCTTCCATATCTTTTTGAATCCGTTCTGCAAAAGGTGTGGCCTTTAGAAGAATGGCATTACCAAATCCAACTTTCCCCTTACGGACAATATTATGCTTCATAAACCATTGATAGCGATTATATAAAAAGCTGACTACGTTCGGGGACATGCGTTTATAGATATCATTTTCTTTTTCACCTTGGAGAAACGGTAGA
This genomic window contains:
- a CDS encoding glycosyltransferase; translation: MENDEPIVSVCCITYNHENFIRDAIDGFLSQKTSFPTEIIIHDDCSTDSTVDIIHEYVAKHPGLIKPIFQKENQYSQGRKIFPIVFSAARGKYIAVCEGDDYWTDPDKLQRQVDFLEKNTKYVMVTENAIDDNLRIGKKKKFSELPERDINILELLGERSFATASVLFRNLGEQIMPGGNISGDTILWCHLSTLGKIKYLENISSVYRRHNQGVTSGDLIQWSKRMVDWNNTLRGNHPEIDSSIFIQRILNQFKFPMSSMIRNRQYKKALLTAEHLINYTGNQAKFREQVFQLIEELLLQKDNSWSLKIGRAITTPVNFVFQKSKNIIKLIATLFNQNK
- a CDS encoding GNAT family N-acetyltransferase, translated to MNEDVYYIRGFQDGDEKQILTLFKTVFGQRRDVDTWKWMFKNNPYGRIYAGLAFSKESHELIGQYTVIPTPINHRGNKVIGCQSVDTMVHPEFRKYGLFVKTAEYCYQELQKDGVKIVFGFPNHNSYPGFMRKLKWERIEYQTRYFHRLGSYREKIAGSLLLGRFANLGVKFYLIQILKYKIRNLKKQLGSVELHFSRTVPNEYEAFWQCIRSYDVCSIWKDSAYFQWRYDSSPRNDFIYAYLTQKKKIIALAVYDPSSMTVCELMAKHRNCFAAQLLIYEICIFHARREAKGISFLGSDQGFFDEAFSHFERSKAFYRVLCLRALQSEDNCQDFLLPHSWTATHGDTDLI